A single region of the Thermotoga profunda AZM34c06 genome encodes:
- a CDS encoding DUF501 domain-containing protein: MLIIKKQIGRYPNGVNHIVRRCSYGYPVLIESNPVVDGKPFPTLYWLTCPFLIKAVSRLEAHGWILRLENMIEQNPEFKERYLRAHQEVMKRRERLINDEITRERLSKVGSGGIKDLRRVKCLHLHLADYLGGVDNPVGEMVFKTIGVIECDKVICR, encoded by the coding sequence TTGCTGATCATAAAAAAACAGATAGGTCGTTATCCAAATGGTGTAAACCACATCGTGAGAAGATGCAGTTATGGTTATCCAGTGCTGATTGAAAGCAATCCTGTAGTCGACGGAAAACCATTTCCAACGTTGTATTGGCTGACCTGTCCATTTTTAATCAAAGCAGTTTCACGTTTAGAAGCACATGGGTGGATCCTTAGGCTTGAAAACATGATCGAACAGAATCCTGAATTCAAAGAAAGATATCTAAGAGCTCATCAAGAAGTTATGAAAAGAAGAGAAAGATTGATCAACGATGAAATTACAAGAGAAAGATTGAGCAAAGTCGGAAGTGGTGGAATTAAAGATCTGAGAAGAGTGAAGTGTTTACATTTGCATTTGGCTGATTATCTTGGAGGCGTTGATAACCCTGTGGGTGAAATGGTATTCAAAACAATCGGTGTCATTGAATGTGATAAAGTGATTTGTAGGTGA
- a CDS encoding 50S ribosomal protein L11 methyltransferase → MLKGTTEWHLTTNCIEILEEELISRDFFNYAVEYKADGARVILYTEDENFVKDILKVTNSELLEKKSSQVDDWFKYMKLEPFEIATGIWIDPKGNFSAKDAVVVKMRPSAAFGTGDHPTTILAAKLLVQYLKNARNVLDVGCGTAILAIIAAKLGVEKVVAVDNDPVAVDVAKEFVHENQVKVDVMLSDLVNNVDGKYDLVVANILTPVIVKLIDQIGKVTDKGSILIVSGISVKDESIIRSHLQSKNLEILSEGEMQNWKAFAVKIC, encoded by the coding sequence ATGTTAAAAGGTACAACCGAATGGCATTTAACAACCAATTGTATAGAAATTCTCGAGGAAGAGCTGATCTCAAGGGACTTTTTCAACTATGCTGTTGAGTACAAAGCAGATGGAGCAAGAGTAATTCTCTATACAGAAGATGAGAATTTTGTTAAAGACATCTTGAAAGTGACCAACAGTGAGCTCCTTGAAAAAAAGAGTTCTCAAGTTGATGATTGGTTTAAGTACATGAAACTTGAACCATTTGAGATTGCCACAGGAATTTGGATAGATCCAAAGGGCAATTTCAGTGCCAAAGATGCAGTTGTTGTCAAAATGAGGCCATCTGCAGCCTTTGGTACAGGAGATCATCCTACGACGATCCTCGCGGCTAAGTTGTTGGTTCAATATCTAAAAAACGCTCGGAATGTTTTAGATGTTGGTTGTGGCACAGCAATACTTGCAATCATTGCAGCAAAACTTGGAGTCGAAAAAGTTGTAGCTGTCGATAATGATCCCGTTGCCGTTGATGTTGCCAAGGAATTTGTGCATGAAAATCAAGTAAAAGTAGATGTAATGCTCTCTGATTTGGTCAACAACGTCGATGGCAAATACGATCTTGTGGTCGCAAATATATTAACACCTGTAATAGTAAAATTGATAGATCAAATTGGCAAGGTGACCGACAAAGGTTCTATACTAATAGTATCTGGAATATCTGTTAAAGACGAATCGATCATTAGAAGCCATCTTCAAAGTAAAAATTTAGAAATTCTATCTGAGGGTGAAATGCAAAATTGGAAAGCATTTGCCGTGAAGATTTGCTGA
- a CDS encoding RNA polymerase sigma factor gives MQDEELLRGLRRSEDWAYRWLYREYAGKIGSVARAYLGADDVDDVVQEVMLRIFKGVRKFKGDSKLSTWIYRIAINVCKDYLSKYKKRNEVLTDFTEDEESTVLHPVSESDTILQATGEIEYEKIMDAIEKLSADDRLLIKLRDVDGLSYEEISQIVDKPIGSVKSSLHYARKRLKKLLEEANE, from the coding sequence ATGCAAGATGAAGAACTCCTCAGAGGACTTAGACGTAGCGAAGATTGGGCATACAGATGGCTTTATAGGGAATATGCCGGTAAGATAGGAAGTGTCGCAAGAGCTTACCTTGGAGCAGATGACGTTGACGATGTAGTTCAGGAAGTCATGCTGAGGATATTCAAAGGCGTTAGGAAATTCAAAGGTGATTCCAAACTGTCTACCTGGATCTATAGAATAGCGATCAATGTTTGCAAAGATTATCTGTCAAAATATAAGAAGAGAAATGAAGTACTTACCGATTTTACAGAGGACGAAGAAAGCACTGTTCTTCATCCAGTATCGGAATCTGATACGATTTTACAAGCAACAGGAGAAATAGAGTATGAGAAAATTATGGATGCAATAGAGAAATTATCGGCAGATGATAGATTGTTGATCAAACTCAGAGATGTAGATGGGTTGAGTTATGAAGAGATCAGTCAAATAGTCGATAAACCAATTGGAAGTGTCAAGAGTAGTCTTCACTACGCAAGAAAAAGGCTTAAGAAGTTGCTTGAGGAGGCGAATGAATGA